In a single window of the Verrucomicrobiota bacterium genome:
- a CDS encoding tripartite tricarboxylate transporter substrate-binding protein, with the protein MKTYRVILSVVSTILICLLLFWRLSSLGGNGSTAFPNHPIQVVVPYTAGGGTDTFARIIQKSIASQGVLPQPLVIINQPGGGATIGSRFVLGSRPDGYRILCHHDALLTSQLSGTVTFGPDDFTPIAQTGNLTTLVVVREDSAFHDLSTLLEEAAAKPKSIRFGADVGSPAYFNAKVIEQSKPGAEVNYISSGGGQKRFTQLLGGHLDAAIFSIGEYTAYRASDGTPPDQNIKAIAVLDGSRTSTLPNVETAAEQGIPIYSGNAYYFWAPKGTPQAVIDQLADMLQATMADPEVIAGLEQQSVGLDFRKGKELVDYLDKKKNELGNFKTEASPDLPNFPAWLIAIVAVLGILVIIGKLRNPDDKAEGTSKSAPMAMVAAAIMIGYIASLQVGLPYGLVTAPALFLLGATLSEWQRPRMVSIAQMALLFALGSEYIFTTVFSVPLP; encoded by the coding sequence ATGAAAACCTACCGAGTTATTCTTTCAGTTGTTTCAACCATCCTGATCTGCCTCCTGCTTTTCTGGCGACTTTCGAGCCTGGGAGGAAATGGGAGTACCGCATTTCCCAATCACCCGATTCAGGTGGTCGTCCCCTATACGGCAGGAGGTGGTACCGATACCTTCGCACGCATCATTCAGAAATCGATAGCATCCCAAGGAGTTCTTCCGCAACCCCTGGTAATTATCAATCAACCAGGCGGAGGTGCCACCATTGGATCAAGATTCGTTCTGGGGTCTCGACCAGATGGATACCGTATTCTTTGTCATCACGATGCTCTCCTAACCTCCCAACTATCCGGCACCGTTACTTTTGGCCCGGATGATTTTACGCCGATTGCGCAAACAGGAAACCTGACAACCCTCGTTGTAGTTCGGGAAGACTCTGCCTTTCATGATTTGTCGACCTTACTGGAAGAAGCGGCAGCCAAACCCAAGAGCATACGTTTCGGAGCAGACGTCGGATCCCCAGCATATTTTAATGCCAAAGTGATTGAGCAGTCGAAACCCGGAGCCGAGGTTAACTATATTTCAAGCGGTGGTGGTCAGAAACGTTTTACCCAACTACTGGGCGGCCATCTCGATGCAGCCATATTTTCCATTGGCGAGTACACGGCTTATCGCGCTTCGGATGGGACACCTCCGGATCAAAATATCAAAGCGATTGCGGTACTCGATGGAAGCCGGACCAGTACTCTCCCCAACGTGGAAACAGCCGCTGAACAGGGAATTCCAATCTACTCCGGAAATGCCTATTATTTCTGGGCACCCAAAGGAACTCCTCAAGCGGTGATCGATCAGCTGGCTGATATGTTGCAAGCCACCATGGCAGACCCGGAGGTTATCGCTGGATTAGAGCAACAATCCGTTGGTCTTGATTTTCGGAAAGGAAAAGAACTCGTCGATTACCTGGACAAAAAAAAGAACGAGCTCGGAAACTTTAAAACAGAAGCCTCACCCGATCTTCCTAATTTCCCCGCATGGTTAATAGCGATTGTTGCCGTACTCGGAATTCTTGTCATAATCGGCAAGCTTCGTAACCCGGATGACAAAGCCGAAGGAACTTCGAAGAGTGCACCCATGGCCATGGTTGCCGCGGCAATCATGATAGGGTACATCGCGAGCCTTCAAGTTGGATTACCCTATGGGTTGGTGACTGCACCTGCTTTATTTTTGCTGGGCGCCACACTCTCGGAGTGGCAACGACCTCGAATGGTCTCAATCGCCCAAATGGCACTGCTCTTTGCGCTCGGTTCGGAATATATTTTTACGACCGTGTTTTCGGTTCCTCTACCGTAA